The following coding sequences are from one Bufo bufo chromosome 2, aBufBuf1.1, whole genome shotgun sequence window:
- the LOC120990831 gene encoding uncharacterized protein LOC120990831 yields the protein MYMHIDVLLAGLFIGVFVSSSDTISPPVLSASPNHRFYYKGEAVTLTCATLGEYRRAHFTFYKNSEYIRNDNTYIYHIYGMDYSDVGKYACDFWSGSGASLRSNEVSLFLFDRSPAPDISLNPSLSEYSMADSITIVCSPPKTLVVKKIQFYKEGHLQPLKSAEDNTFVVTCNKEVAGRYFCTYTLEIQERLITSLYSQHIIVNVSASIAQTTAAAIIPETSTLDKSSMIRGTETFNSTQSSKVINSTSE from the exons ATACAATTTCTCCACCCGTTCTCAGTGCATCACCGAATCATAGATTCTACTATAAAGGAGAGGCTGTGACTCTGACTTGTGCTACCCTGGGAGAGTACAGACGCGCTCACTTTACCTTTTATAAGAACTCTGAATACATCCGAAATGATAACACCTACATCTATCATATCTATGGCATGGATTACTCTGATGTAGGGAAGTATGCTTGTGATTTCTGGTCTGGCAGTGGTGCATCTCTTAGAAGTAATGAAGTCTCATTATTCCTATTTG ACAGGTCACCAGCTCCAGATATTTCTCTCAATCCTTCACTCTCTGAGTACAGCATGGCAGACTCAATCACCATAGTGTGTTCTCCTCCCAAGACCTTGGTGGTGAAGAAGATTCAGTTTTATAAGGAAGGGCATCTCCAACCTTTAAAGTCGGCAGAAGATAACACATTTGTGGTCACATGTAATAAAGAAGTTGCTGGGAGATATTTTTGTACTTATACCCTAGAAATACAAGAGAGATTGATCACTTCGTTGTATAGTCAACATATAATAGTGAATGTTTCTG CTTCCATAGCACAAACTACAGCAGCTGCAATAATTCCAGAGACATCTACACTTGACAAGTCAAGCATGATAAGGGGCACAGAGACATTTAACTCCACTCAAAGCAGTAAAGTCATAAATTCAACAAGTGAGTag